In Ictalurus furcatus strain D&B chromosome 23, Billie_1.0, whole genome shotgun sequence, a single window of DNA contains:
- the LOC128599409 gene encoding free fatty acid receptor 3-like has translation MQWSEILRKWVLAVDAITLIAGLPANLLALYTFIQKVKQRCTPIDVFLLSLTISDLIFLLFLPIRMKEVAEEQWTLGYFLCPLSGLIFYTTIYNSTLLLTAISVERYLGVAFPIKYKLKRRPLYAVIACVIFWVVSMAHCSLVYIIPYYKGNETHSNTSNTNACYYKFTEEQLEILLPSRLEVFFVLFLIPFIICSFCYIKFILTLSRLPNINPQKRFRANGLALATLLVFIICFLPYNVSHVVGYIKWESPEWRSYALLPCTFNACLDPLIYYFSSPALQGTCNNLKTGLINWIHRSCCRWRWHSCTQLNCTQCSNGHSH, from the coding sequence ATGCAGTGGTCAGAGATTCTTAGAAAATGGGTCCTGGCGGTGGATGCCATCACCCTGATCGCAGGTCTTCCTGCTAATCTGCTGGCTCTCTACACCTTCATTCAAAAGGTGAAGCAGCGATGTACGCCCATCGACGTGTTCTTGCTCAGCCTCACCATCTCAGACCTGATCTTCCTCTTGTTCCTTCCAATCCGCATGAAAGAGGTGGCCGAAGAGCAATGGACCCTGGGCTACTTCCTGTGTCCACTTTCAGGATTAATCTTCTACACAACCATTTACAACAGCACATTGCTTTTGACCGCTATCAGTGTGGAGCGTTATCTGGGAGTGGCCTTTCCAATCAAGTACAAACTCAAGCGACGTCCTCTATATGCTGTGATCGCCTGTGTCATATTCTGGGTGGTTTCCATGGCCCATTGCAGTTTGGTCTATATTATTCCGTACTATAAAGGCAATGAGACCCACTCTAATACATCCAACACTAACGCCTGCTATTACAAATTCACTGAAGAACAGTTGGAAATTCTTTTGCCTAGCCGTTTGGAAGTGTTCTTTGTGCTTTTCTTAATCCCTTTTATCATTTGCAGCTTCTGCTACATCAAATTCATCCTCACCCTCTCCCGGCTACCTAACATCAACCCTCAGAAGCGTTTCAGGGCAAATGGGCTTGCCCTAGCCACCCTCCTGGTTTTCATCATCTGCTTCCTGCCTTACAATGTGTCTCATGTTGTAGGTTATATTAAATGGGAGAGTCCTGAGTGGAGATCTTACGCACTGCTCCCCTGCACCTTTAATGCCTGTTTGGACCCTCTCATTTATTATTTCTCCTCTCCAGCTCTCCAGGGGACTTGCAATAACTTGAAAACGGGACTCATCAATTGGATACACCGTTCCTGCTGCCGCTGGAGATGGCACAGCTGTACTCAATTAAACTGCACACAGTGTTCCAATGGCCATTCTCACTAG